One genomic window of Monodelphis domestica isolate mMonDom1 chromosome 1, mMonDom1.pri, whole genome shotgun sequence includes the following:
- the CENPA gene encoding histone H3-like centromeric protein A isoform X1, which produces MKPVRRKSTPKKRPSNQSQPRASTSASTSTTTIPTGTTRRRRYPGGTSQRILREIHKLQKSTNLLIRKAPFGRLVREICLRFTRGVDYYWQANALLALQEAAEAFITHLFEDAYLLSIHARRVTLYPKDIQLARRIRGLQEGLG; this is translated from the exons ATGAAGCCAGTTCGCCGCAAATCCACCCCAAAGAAGCGCCCCTCGAACCAATCTCAGCCCCGCGCCTCCACCTCCGCCTCCACTTCCACCACCACCATCCCCACAG GCACCACGCGCCGGCGACGCTACCCGGGTGGAACCAGTCAGCGAATTCTTAGGGAGATCCACAAGTTACAGAAAAGCACAAATCTGCTGATCAGGAAGGCACCCTTTGGTCGACTA GTTAGAGAAATATGTCTCCGGTTTACTCGAGGGGTGGATTATTATTGGCAAGCTAATGCTCTACTGGCCCTACAGGAG GCAGCAGAAGCTTTTATAACTCATTTATTTGAAGATGCCTACCTTCTCTCCATACATGCCCGGAGGGTaactctgtatcccaaagatattcaGCTGGCCAGAAGGATCCGAGGTTTACAGGAAGGACTAGGCTAA